Genomic DNA from Vagococcus luciliae:
AATTCACAAACCATTTTTGTTAAAGAAATTCCCATTGTTGCAGATAATGCCGCTGCTGATCCTCCACCAGGAGCGGGAGCATCTGATCCCAATGTTTCAATAAATTCACTTACCGTTAATTCGACTAATTTCATCTTTAGCAGCTCCTTAGTTTAATAAATGATTTTCTAATACTTGTTTACCGTAATCAAAGTCTTCTACTTGTAAGTAGTATTCCGCACAATCAATCAATGCTTTTGCTGGTGTTAAACCAATGATTTCACTACCAATAATATTTACACCATAACGTTTTGCTTCAAAACGGATTGTTTCAAATGTACGATAAAGTGGTGTTCCTTCAAAGTTAACCATGTTCATAGAAACTTGGGCGATATTTCTATCTTCTAGCATTACGCCGATACCTTTACAATATTTAAATCCGCCACCTGATGCACGAATGATACGAGCAATTTTGTTAGCAATGTCAATGTTATCAGTATCTAAATTCACATTAAAGGCTACTAATGGCATTCTTGCTCCAACTGCTGTAATTCCTGCTGTAGGATGGATAGCTCTTTCACCAAAGTCTGGAGCCCATTCTTCTTCTTTTAATTTTTCTGGCATGCCTTCAAATTGTCCTTTACGAACTTTTGCCAAGTTTTTACGAGTTGGTGCAGATGCTGATTCTTCATATAAGAAAATTGGAATATCTAATTCATCGTTGATACGTTTTGCTACTTTTTTTGAAATGTCGACACATTCTTCTAACGTTACATCTTTAATCGGAATAAACGGAACAACGTCTGTTGCACCCATTCTAGGATGTTCTCCTGTATGTTTTGTCATATCTATATTTTCACTTGCATATTTTACTAATTGAAAAGCAACTTCTTGAATACCATCTTCATCCCCAACTAGTGTAAACACACTTCGGTTATGACTTTTATCTGAAGAGTGATCTAATAAAGTAACCCCGCCAACACTTTTTGCCACTGAAACTAACCCATTAATGACTTCTTCATTTTTACCTTCACTAAAATTTGGGACACATTCAATAATTTTTGCCATTATAAACAACATCCTTTCAATTTA
This window encodes:
- the ftcD gene encoding glutamate formimidoyltransferase; protein product: MAKIIECVPNFSEGKNEEVINGLVSVAKSVGGVTLLDHSSDKSHNRSVFTLVGDEDGIQEVAFQLVKYASENIDMTKHTGEHPRMGATDVVPFIPIKDVTLEECVDISKKVAKRINDELDIPIFLYEESASAPTRKNLAKVRKGQFEGMPEKLKEEEWAPDFGERAIHPTAGITAVGARMPLVAFNVNLDTDNIDIANKIARIIRASGGGFKYCKGIGVMLEDRNIAQVSMNMVNFEGTPLYRTFETIRFEAKRYGVNIIGSEIIGLTPAKALIDCAEYYLQVEDFDYGKQVLENHLLN